The Streptomyces sp. HUAS MG91 sequence GAAGGCCAGCTGGTCCAACTACGGTTCCGTGCTGGACCTGTTCGCGCCGGGCGTGTCGATCACGGCGGGCTGGAACACCAGCGACACCGCGACCAACACCATCTCCGGCACCTCGATGGCCACGCCGCACGTCGCGGGCGCGGCCGCGGTCTATCTGGCGGGCCACACCTCCGCCACGCCCGCCCAGGTCGCCTCGGCACTGGTGAACGGGGCCACCCCGGGGGTCGTCACGAGCCCCGGCACCGGCTCGCCGAACAAGCTGCTGAAGATCGTCCAGTAACGGCCTGACGACGGACTGACTGCTCGTCAATTCACTTACAGGCCAACCAAGTTCCCCGGGGGCATCGACCGCCTCCGGGGAACTTCTCGTGACCCTCCCGCGCCCCCGGCGCTCCTTGACTCCGCCCCCGCCGCTACGCCACATTGAAGTCCGGCATCCGGCGCTTCAGGGGGCAAGTCGCCCATGCAGACCACAAGAACAACGGCGGACCGTCCGCGGGGCAGGGACACGCTGCACCTGCTCGCGGGGGCGGGAGCCGTCGCCGCGGGTGCGGGGCTGGTGCTCGCGCTCACGCACTCCGGCTCACCACTGCGCGGGCCGCTCACGCTCTTCTTCCTGCTGGCCGCACCCGGCGCCGCGTTCGCCGCGGCCCTGCGCGGCCTCGACCCGGGGGCACGCCTGCTGGTCTCGGCCGCGGGCGCGGTCTGCGTCGTGATGCTGGTCGCCCAGGGCATGCTCGCCACGCACCACTGGTCGGCCGACGGCGGAGTGGTCGCGGTGGGCGTCCTGACCATGGGCGCCTTCCTCCTCCAGCTCGCCGTCCGCACCCGGAGCCGCAAAGTCCACTAATAGGGCACTCATTCAATTACCGGACAGAACCGCAAAAATGTGAGTGCTTGTTTCAGGTCTTGCCATACGGTCTCAATCATCAATACCGTCGTACATCCACCCGCATCGGTCCATCACGTGCTGCGATCCAGGGGAGGGCTCACGATCGCGACGGGGCCGGCGCGGGGCGCGGTAGGGGGGTGCCGTGCTCGGTGATTCGCTTGTTCCTGAGTGGTGGGTCGTCGAGTCGCGTGCCGCGCGACCGGTCCAATCAACCGGTGTTCACTGCCAGCTCACCCGGCCCGTACGGAGAATCGCTCCGGCCTGGCCGTAGGTGAGAACCCCCCTTTCGAACCGGACACACAGCCGGACCGCCCGAGGGGCGGGCGGTCCACCGGACGAGAGGGACCAGACTCATGAGCAGTTCCGTGGTGCGCCCGGCCGTGCCGGACGACGGAGCCACGCCCGCAGACTTACCCGCGTTACCCGCCCAGTACCGGGCGATCTCCACGCACCTGGCCATCGCGCCACGGGTCAGCGTGGTCATTCCCGCCATGAACGAGGCGGAGAACCTGCCCTACGTGTTCAAGACACTCCCGGAGTGGATCCACGAAGTCGTCCTCGTGGACGGCAACTCCACCGACGCCACCGTGGCGGTGGCCCGGGGGCTGCGGCCGGACGTGGTGGTCGTACCGCAGCACGGAAGGGGGAAGGGGGACGCTCTGATCACCGGCTTCCAGGCCTGCACGGGCGACATCATCGTGATGGTCGACGCGGACGGCTCGGCGGACGGACAGGAGATCGTCAGCTATGTGTCGGCGCTGGTGTCCGGCGCGGACTTCGCCAAGGGCTCCCGGTTCGCCAACGGCGGGGGCACGGACGACATGACGCCGGTGCGCAAGCTGGGGAACTGGGCGCTGTGCACGGCCGTGAACGCCAAGTTCGGCGCCCGCTACACCGATCTCTGCTACGGCTACAACGCGTTCTGGCGGCACTGCCTCGACGAGATCGACCTCGACTGCACCGG is a genomic window containing:
- a CDS encoding glycosyltransferase family 2 protein: MSSSVVRPAVPDDGATPADLPALPAQYRAISTHLAIAPRVSVVIPAMNEAENLPYVFKTLPEWIHEVVLVDGNSTDATVAVARGLRPDVVVVPQHGRGKGDALITGFQACTGDIIVMVDADGSADGQEIVSYVSALVSGADFAKGSRFANGGGTDDMTPVRKLGNWALCTAVNAKFGARYTDLCYGYNAFWRHCLDEIDLDCTGFEVETLMNIRVVKAGLKVQEIPSHEYLRIHGASNLRAVRDGIRVLRVILKERSNRRALRVRAASAKLDPVRGEAS